A segment of the Catenuloplanes nepalensis genome:
GAGCAGGTCCCGGACGGTGTAGAGCTGGACGGCGAGATCGGTGCTCAATGATGCTCCCTACCAAGAGACGGTGGCGGTCTTGACGGGATTCGTCGTCGTGCAACCCGAGTCTGGTCGAGTTCGGCGAGCACGTCTAGATCGAATGTGGTGTATGGCCGCGCCGGGGCCATGACTGTGTGTCATTGACCACTCGCTGTGCGTTCTGGCTGCGCATCGGCCGTTCGGGCGGTCGTGGATCCACCTTTTATGCTGTTAATTCCAGTCAAATCCGGCGGATGTGCGCGTCCGTGCCCGAACTCTCGGAGATGCACGGGTCATGGGCGCCTGGCTCTGACCCGGCGCCGGTCGCGCCGCGGTCGGGGACCCGTACCGGCGGAGGGGTTTTGGCCTGTGGGTGGCCTGTTGATCAGAGCGACACTCTGATCATGGGATGTTAGCGTGAGCGGGTGCAACCCAGTCGGCGGGCGGAATATGCGGAGGCCACACGCCAGGCGATCATCGCGGCGTCGCGGGAGCTCTTCGTGACCAAGGGGTACGTGAAGACCACCGTCAACGAGATCGCCCGCACCGCCCGCGTCGCGCCCGCTACGGTCTACGCGGTCGGCGGCGGCAAACAGGATCTGCTCCGCACCGTCATCCAGGACGGGCCCGCGAGCCCGGCGTTCGAGCCGCTGCGCACCGGGATCGTGGCCGCGACCGACCCCGGCGAGGTGCTGCGGCTGGTCGTGCGCGCCAGCCGCGACGCATTCGCCGCGTGGGCCGACCTGATGCGCGTGGTCACCGACACCGCACCGCACGAGCCGGCCGCGGCCGAGAGCCTGCGCGTCGCCCGGCAGGTCCAGCGCGACTGCCTCGCGACCGCGGCCCGC
Coding sequences within it:
- a CDS encoding TetR/AcrR family transcriptional regulator, translated to MQPSRRAEYAEATRQAIIAASRELFVTKGYVKTTVNEIARTARVAPATVYAVGGGKQDLLRTVIQDGPASPAFEPLRTGIVAATDPGEVLRLVVRASRDAFAAWADLMRVVTDTAPHEPAAAESLRVARQVQRDCLATAARRLESLGALRLGVDEATDVLYYYLGNSSFFTLTGDNGWTLDDAERWLLGALHKTLL